Proteins encoded by one window of Paenibacillus urinalis:
- a CDS encoding long-chain-fatty-acid--CoA ligase yields the protein MNDKPWLPFYEAEVAPTCEYPNQNLAAFLVTSAQKFPHRPAMYFMGKSISYKKLLMLSYQMANVLRGLGVKKGDRVAIMLPNCPQVVIAYYGTLLLGGVAVMTNPLYMERELAHQMKDSGAKIIITLDTFYSRVENIVQETEIKHTIVTGVKDYLPLIKKWLYPIKAKKEGPLPVVSYNNQVHSFTKLINSAAADPILESVDAKEELAQLQYTGGTTGVPKGVMLTHMNLIANTIQSGNWCHQVEDGKERYLAALPCFHVFGLTCVLNQAIYRAGLMILVPKFEVNMILNLIRKKKPTLFPGAPTMYIALINHPRIKEYDLSSINACISGSAALPVEVQDTFEEMTKGRLIEGYGLTEASPVTHANPIWGRRKIGTIGIPFPDTDARVIHPETGEEMPVGEPGELIVKGPQVMKGYWGRPEETFETIRNGWLFTGDMATMDEEGYFTIIDRKKDMIIASGFNIYPREIEEVLYEHPSVKEAVVVGMKDSYRGESVKAYIVLKDGAKPDPASLEQFCRSQLAAYKVPRQYVFRESLPKTMVGKVLRRKLLEEDEEQPTA from the coding sequence ATGAACGATAAGCCCTGGCTGCCGTTTTATGAGGCCGAAGTGGCCCCGACGTGTGAATATCCGAATCAGAACTTGGCTGCGTTTCTTGTCACATCAGCACAGAAGTTCCCCCATCGGCCGGCAATGTATTTTATGGGCAAGTCGATTAGCTATAAGAAGCTGCTGATGCTGTCATACCAGATGGCAAATGTGCTGCGCGGTTTAGGCGTGAAGAAAGGGGACCGGGTAGCCATAATGCTGCCTAATTGTCCACAGGTAGTCATCGCGTATTATGGTACGCTGCTGCTTGGAGGAGTAGCGGTGATGACCAATCCTTTGTACATGGAACGTGAGCTGGCCCACCAGATGAAGGACTCGGGAGCGAAAATCATCATTACACTTGATACCTTCTATTCCAGGGTTGAGAACATTGTACAGGAAACGGAGATCAAGCACACGATCGTTACAGGTGTTAAAGACTATCTGCCTCTAATTAAGAAGTGGCTGTATCCGATCAAGGCCAAAAAAGAGGGACCTTTACCTGTAGTTTCTTACAATAACCAAGTCCATTCCTTCACCAAACTGATCAACAGCGCCGCTGCCGATCCCATATTGGAGTCCGTCGATGCCAAGGAAGAATTGGCACAGCTCCAATATACGGGTGGTACAACTGGCGTTCCAAAGGGTGTAATGCTCACGCATATGAACCTGATTGCCAATACAATCCAGTCGGGAAACTGGTGTCACCAGGTGGAGGATGGTAAGGAACGTTATTTAGCGGCACTGCCCTGTTTTCATGTCTTTGGGCTGACATGTGTGTTAAATCAGGCCATATACAGAGCCGGGCTGATGATCCTAGTACCTAAATTTGAAGTGAATATGATCTTGAACCTGATCCGCAAGAAGAAGCCGACACTATTTCCGGGAGCTCCAACGATGTATATTGCACTGATCAATCATCCCAGAATCAAGGAATATGATTTATCGTCTATTAATGCTTGTATCAGCGGATCGGCTGCGCTTCCTGTAGAGGTTCAGGATACATTCGAGGAAATGACGAAAGGACGGCTTATTGAAGGGTATGGACTCACGGAGGCTTCTCCCGTAACTCATGCCAATCCAATATGGGGCAGACGCAAGATCGGCACCATTGGAATCCCTTTTCCAGACACTGACGCAAGAGTGATTCATCCTGAAACAGGGGAGGAAATGCCTGTCGGAGAGCCGGGTGAGCTGATTGTCAAAGGTCCTCAAGTGATGAAGGGATATTGGGGAAGACCGGAAGAAACTTTTGAAACGATCCGCAATGGATGGCTCTTTACAGGCGATATGGCTACGATGGATGAAGAGGGATACTTTACGATTATTGACCGTAAAAAGGATATGATTATTGCAAGCGGATTCAACATTTATCCTAGAGAGATTGAAGAGGTGCTATATGAGCACCCATCTGTGAAGGAAGCCGTCGTTGTTGGGATGAAGGACAGCTATCGCGGGGAGTCTGTGAAGGCCTATATTGTGCTTAAGGATGGTGCTAAGCCGGATCCAGCTTCACTCGAGCAGTTCTGCCGCAGTCAATTGGCAGCGTACAAAGTGCCCAGACAATATGTATTTAGAGAGTCCTTGCCCAAAACCATGGTCGGTAAAGTACTAAGGCGGAAATTGCTGGAGGAGGATGAGGAGCAGCCGACAGCGTAA
- a CDS encoding sialidase family protein, translating to MTNFNFQVTPVGNPKFEPSVAVNYLIPGIMVATAVDTTTGVPIIGVYRSLNGGFSWSNALLPLPPGFTGAEASAVAYAFPSTFVITAHAFPGASDGTAVAYVSTDNGATFGAPVIVNQGYGTYINNDETNVTCDTSQSSPYLGNIYVTYNHQFNVANAGNSTAFFSRSTDGGNTWQTPVLLSSEADQVERPEVAVGLTGTVYGAWITTDPTGRFVVRRSFDGGVTFEPPVLVSTVSLVPTVLPVTGYGFRVLTFASISTDRSIGPNTDAVYAVWQDFRLGYSDIFMSKSTDLGGTWSAPVSITGAPAGSQNFFPSVDVDPLTGVVNIIYYSNQINGFNLDVYVARSINGGQTFTNTRITNVSFNPNGSSPTPVPLIGDYIDIISVPPGGYIGVWTDTSTGAQTIFAGYSDIVIT from the coding sequence TTGACGAATTTTAATTTTCAAGTGACTCCCGTTGGTAATCCTAAGTTCGAACCTAGTGTCGCCGTCAATTATTTAATTCCCGGCATCATGGTCGCTACTGCAGTGGATACAACAACAGGTGTCCCGATCATTGGGGTATACCGATCCCTGAATGGCGGATTTTCGTGGTCTAATGCCCTCCTGCCCCTTCCTCCAGGGTTCACGGGAGCAGAAGCTTCAGCGGTTGCTTATGCGTTTCCAAGTACTTTTGTCATTACTGCCCATGCTTTTCCTGGAGCATCTGACGGGACTGCCGTTGCTTATGTTTCTACTGACAATGGAGCCACCTTCGGAGCCCCCGTCATCGTTAACCAGGGATATGGTACCTATATTAACAATGACGAGACGAACGTAACCTGCGATACTTCTCAATCCAGTCCGTACTTGGGAAATATTTATGTAACCTACAATCACCAGTTTAATGTAGCGAATGCAGGGAACTCCACTGCCTTCTTCAGCAGGTCAACCGATGGTGGTAATACGTGGCAGACACCTGTGCTTCTATCTAGTGAAGCGGATCAAGTCGAACGACCGGAGGTCGCTGTAGGTCTAACCGGAACCGTATACGGAGCCTGGATTACTACGGATCCGACAGGACGCTTTGTTGTTCGTCGTTCCTTTGATGGGGGAGTTACCTTTGAACCTCCTGTTCTTGTCTCTACCGTTTCCCTCGTTCCCACCGTACTTCCCGTTACCGGATACGGCTTCCGTGTTCTTACCTTTGCAAGTATTTCCACGGATCGCTCTATAGGTCCGAACACAGATGCGGTTTATGCCGTATGGCAGGATTTCCGACTAGGATACTCCGATATATTTATGTCTAAATCTACGGACCTCGGAGGAACCTGGTCTGCCCCTGTAAGTATTACTGGCGCACCGGCTGGTTCACAGAACTTCTTCCCTTCCGTTGATGTCGATCCACTTACTGGAGTCGTTAACATCATTTATTACAGCAATCAGATCAATGGGTTCAATCTCGATGTATACGTTGCCCGCTCCATCAATGGAGGCCAGACCTTTACTAACACACGGATCACGAATGTCTCATTTAATCCGAACGGCTCAAGTCCTACTCCGGTTCCGCTGATTGGAGATTATATTGATATTATTAGTGTCCCGCCAGGAGGTTATATCGGTGTCTGGACAGATACCAGTACCGGAGCTCAAACTATCTTTGCAGGATATTCGGATATTGTCATTACTTGA
- a CDS encoding glycosyltransferase family 2 protein, which translates to MVDLGVVMPVYVQKPEFLQAALESVLNQSFSKFKMVIVIDGAPEMEPLIKSIVKEDKRVKIVAYPDNQGVAHALNTGFQHLFLDEHIEYLTWVSSDNVYYPYYLETLRRELKKGSDELGLVYSSFQSIDNNGSRLHNEHQLAALRKYQSRPKERLLDSSIIGVSFMYKSKYAKMIDGYHLVPVEDYDYWLRLTENCEIRYIPVELMDYRVNSTYSVSATLKSSEQHRRWRYTYHLARHLARSRRKMKPQVTVLFPISIADEAALMRLENLYEQSFSNYYCYVLDLTTDQSAQALLSKVPHPITDFKWYPTVNEIVASLIAVQMIQTPYTMILNNVCTTDVMEMETLLIELSKAEPSAMSNYYTPDHSQIGYRFAPYLPQKLDYYNELFKTEQLVQAIKFKYMNAW; encoded by the coding sequence TTGGTTGATTTAGGTGTGGTCATGCCTGTATATGTACAGAAGCCCGAATTTCTCCAAGCAGCACTGGAGTCCGTGTTAAACCAATCTTTTAGCAAATTCAAGATGGTGATTGTGATTGATGGTGCTCCTGAGATGGAGCCGCTGATCAAGAGCATTGTGAAGGAGGATAAGCGCGTTAAGATCGTAGCTTATCCCGATAATCAAGGTGTTGCGCATGCCCTTAATACCGGATTCCAGCATTTGTTCTTGGACGAACATATCGAATATTTGACGTGGGTATCAAGTGACAACGTGTATTATCCCTATTATCTGGAGACGCTGCGCAGAGAGCTGAAGAAGGGATCTGATGAGTTAGGTCTGGTGTACAGCTCCTTTCAGTCCATTGATAATAACGGAAGCCGTCTTCATAATGAGCATCAGCTGGCTGCATTACGAAAATACCAGAGCAGACCCAAGGAGAGGCTGCTGGATTCATCGATTATCGGTGTTTCGTTCATGTATAAGTCCAAGTATGCCAAAATGATTGATGGTTATCATCTTGTACCTGTTGAGGATTATGATTATTGGCTCCGTTTGACGGAGAATTGCGAGATTCGTTATATCCCGGTCGAGCTGATGGATTACAGAGTGAATTCGACCTATAGCGTGTCGGCGACACTCAAATCAAGTGAGCAGCATCGAAGATGGAGATATACGTATCATTTGGCACGTCATTTGGCCCGATCAAGAAGAAAAATGAAGCCTCAAGTGACGGTGTTGTTTCCCATAAGTATCGCAGATGAAGCAGCTCTTATGAGATTAGAGAATCTGTATGAGCAAAGCTTTAGTAATTACTATTGCTATGTGCTGGATCTGACCACAGATCAGAGTGCTCAAGCGCTGTTGTCCAAAGTCCCCCATCCCATAACGGATTTCAAATGGTATCCCACAGTAAATGAAATTGTAGCCAGTCTCATTGCGGTTCAGATGATTCAAACCCCTTACACAATGATTCTAAACAATGTATGTACAACAGACGTGATGGAAATGGAAACCTTGCTAATCGAATTATCGAAGGCCGAGCCAAGCGCAATGTCTAATTATTACACACCAGATCATTCACAAATCGGTTATCGGTTCGCACCTTATTTGCCGCAGAAGCTTGATTATTATAACGAATTGTTTAAAACTGAGCAGCTTGTGCAGGCCATAAAATTTAAATATATGAATGCGTGGTAG
- a CDS encoding PaaI family thioesterase, which yields MVRIDREQEDAHSQTDEQREYLEAITKAAESTFWGYLGCKLEQAGNDEVVVSLDPLPHHLNLMGIVHGGVLSSLLDNTMGVAVMLKYPHRSSVTSNLNVHFVMPAKQEYLTVTGKIVHETGRSITAESRITNPRGELIALSTASFRLK from the coding sequence GTGGTCAGGATCGATCGTGAGCAAGAAGATGCTCACAGCCAGACAGACGAACAACGAGAGTACCTTGAGGCGATTACAAAAGCAGCTGAATCTACGTTTTGGGGTTATTTAGGATGTAAATTGGAGCAGGCGGGAAATGATGAAGTCGTCGTGTCGCTTGATCCGCTTCCACATCATTTGAACCTCATGGGAATCGTCCATGGCGGTGTTCTATCTTCGTTATTGGACAATACGATGGGTGTTGCCGTAATGCTGAAGTATCCTCATCGTTCCAGTGTTACCAGCAATCTGAATGTACATTTTGTGATGCCTGCGAAGCAGGAGTATCTTACGGTTACCGGTAAAATTGTTCATGAAACGGGCCGATCCATTACGGCGGAATCGAGAATTACGAATCCTCGTGGAGAGCTGATTGCACTCAGTACGGCATCCTTTAGACTCAAATAG
- a CDS encoding acyl-CoA dehydrogenase family protein: MSDNQTKEPKIKGGSFVIEKADLDRILTPEDFTEEHRMIAETVRDFIDGEVVTRDEEIEKLNYDLTVELLRKAGDLGLLGADVPEEFGGIGLDKVSSTIISESLAKGSSFALSFGAHVGIGTLPIVFFGTREQKEKYLPDLASGTKIAAYCLTEPTSGSDAMSAKTTAVLSDDGEHYILNGSKLYITNAGFADIFIVYAKIDGEHFTAFIVEKEMEGFTLGPEEKKMGIKGSSTRPLYFEDVKVPKENLLGEIGKGHRIAFNILNIGRYKLAAGSVGAAKEAVELSTKYANTRKQFETPISNFPLIRKKLAEMNIRTFAVESMVYRTAGLLDEAMQDIDYTADDAGTLAAAAISDYAIECSINKVFSSENLDVIADEGVQIHGGYGYIQEYKIERLYRDSRINRIFEGTNEINRLLIPGTLVKKALKGELALLQKAQALQNEILQILPNQTFEGVLEQEGHFLEMSKKIFLLVGGLAVQKYGTKLEKEQEVLAGLADMMIDIFALESVLARTNKQASRTSEEKALNMIEMTKVFAYEAFLRVESVAKELLTTIESGDMLRMQLSVLKKLTRSNPVNTNQYKRSIAARVIHNERYTV; encoded by the coding sequence ATGAGCGACAACCAAACCAAAGAACCGAAGATCAAAGGTGGAAGCTTTGTCATTGAAAAGGCTGATCTTGACCGTATCCTGACGCCTGAGGATTTTACCGAGGAGCATCGAATGATTGCAGAGACTGTTCGCGATTTTATTGACGGCGAAGTGGTGACAAGAGATGAGGAGATCGAGAAGCTGAACTATGATCTCACCGTAGAGCTGCTTCGAAAGGCAGGTGATCTTGGACTGCTTGGAGCAGATGTGCCGGAAGAATTCGGCGGAATTGGACTAGATAAAGTGAGCTCGACGATTATCAGTGAATCGCTGGCGAAGGGCTCCTCCTTTGCCTTGTCCTTTGGTGCTCACGTTGGGATTGGAACACTGCCGATCGTATTCTTCGGTACACGGGAACAGAAGGAAAAGTACTTGCCCGATCTTGCCTCAGGGACAAAAATTGCCGCCTATTGTTTAACGGAACCGACCTCAGGCTCGGATGCAATGAGCGCAAAGACGACCGCTGTGTTATCGGACGACGGTGAGCACTACATTCTGAATGGATCTAAGCTCTACATTACAAACGCGGGATTCGCAGATATTTTTATTGTATATGCCAAAATCGATGGGGAGCACTTTACTGCGTTTATTGTCGAGAAAGAAATGGAAGGCTTTACACTTGGACCGGAAGAGAAGAAGATGGGAATCAAAGGCTCATCTACACGCCCGCTATACTTTGAGGATGTCAAGGTACCGAAGGAGAATCTGCTAGGTGAGATTGGCAAAGGTCACCGAATTGCATTTAACATCCTGAACATTGGCAGATACAAACTGGCGGCAGGCTCCGTGGGAGCGGCCAAGGAAGCGGTTGAGCTCAGTACGAAATATGCCAACACACGGAAACAGTTTGAGACACCGATCTCCAATTTCCCGCTGATCCGCAAGAAGCTGGCAGAGATGAATATTCGAACATTTGCAGTGGAGAGTATGGTATATCGCACGGCTGGCCTGCTGGATGAGGCAATGCAGGATATTGACTATACAGCAGATGATGCAGGAACACTGGCTGCCGCGGCAATCTCCGATTATGCCATTGAATGCTCGATCAATAAGGTGTTTTCTTCCGAGAATCTGGACGTGATCGCGGATGAAGGTGTACAAATTCACGGCGGATACGGATACATTCAAGAATATAAAATTGAGCGGCTGTACCGCGATTCGCGGATTAACCGGATTTTTGAAGGGACGAATGAGATCAATCGACTTTTGATCCCAGGCACACTGGTGAAGAAGGCGCTGAAGGGGGAATTAGCACTCCTCCAAAAGGCACAGGCCCTTCAAAACGAAATCCTACAGATTCTGCCGAATCAAACGTTTGAAGGTGTTTTAGAGCAGGAAGGGCATTTCCTGGAGATGAGTAAGAAGATTTTCCTGCTGGTTGGTGGTCTTGCCGTGCAGAAATACGGGACGAAGCTCGAGAAGGAGCAGGAAGTGCTCGCAGGTCTTGCCGATATGATGATTGATATTTTTGCACTTGAGAGTGTACTCGCCCGTACGAACAAACAAGCATCTAGAACCTCTGAAGAGAAAGCGCTAAATATGATTGAAATGACAAAAGTGTTTGCTTATGAAGCATTCCTCAGAGTAGAATCTGTGGCAAAAGAGCTGCTGACGACAATAGAGTCGGGCGATATGCTGCGTATGCAATTATCCGTGCTCAAAAAACTGACGAGAAGCAATCCGGTCAACACAAATCAGTACAAACGCAGTATCGCTGCCCGCGTTATCCATAACGAGCGTTATACAGTTTAA